The following coding sequences are from one Acomys russatus chromosome 16, mAcoRus1.1, whole genome shotgun sequence window:
- the Ghdc gene encoding GH3 domain-containing protein — translation MLLLWLLLLLLLLLPPLAILWPQRSRDARPSWLIRLQHQMAWGVLGWAAAWQQQKLKQRTLHVGQSQQQALRWCLKRAQGLCWLPKENTDMSTFRNHLPLTKPSHGQEEESEEKPLPPTLPQYHGETCLQATLLGLVTLNKAYPEVLAPGSTACVTPTSPWPYSVPWLGHALGRVSPLGAKDPRTLLLEALTSPGLRGLEARTAVELLDVFVRLETDGKELAEAIAAGNVGTPLPGRAAELQEALEQGARGLALRLWPKLQVVVTLDAGGQAEAMAALRALWCQGLAFFSPAYTASGGVIALNLWPEQPQGLYLLPPGHPFIELLPVKKGIQEDAASTLLLTDVQREEEYELVLTDHTSLTRCRMGDVVQVVGAYNQCPIVRFTRRLGQTLSVRGEATGEALFSVALAQAVGQWPGAKLLDHICVESSILDSCEGSVAPHYEVFVELRGLRNLSEENRDKLDHCLQETSPHYKSLRFQGSVGPAKVHLVGPGSFRELREALAACPSSSFPPEMPRVLRLRHQAQLLQKRVIS, via the exons ATGcttctgctgtggctgctgctgctgctgctgttactgctgcCCCCACTGGCCATACTCTGGCCACAGAGGTCTCGGGATGCCAGGCCATCCTGGCTGATCCGCCTCCAGCACCAGATGGCCTGGGGGGTGCTGGGCTGGGCAGCTGCCTGGCAgcagcagaaactgaagcagagaacaCTGCACGTGGGCCAGAGCCAACAGCAGGCCCTCAGGTGGTGTCTGAAGCGAGCCCAGGGCCTCTGCTGGCTCCCCAAGGAGAACACAG ACATGAGCACCTTCCGGAATCATCTCCCACTGACCAAACCCAGCCACGGccaggaggaagaaagtgaagagaagcccctgcctcccacccttCCTCAGTACCATGGAGAGACCTGTCTGCAG gcCACCCTTCTGGGTCTAGTAACCCTAAACAAAGCCTACCCAGAAGTGCTAGCTCCAGGAAGTACTGCCTGTGTGACCCCGACATCCCCGTGGCCCTACTCTGTCCCCTGGCTTGGGCATGCCCTGGGCCGGGTAAGCCCTCTTGGAGCCAAGGATCCCCGAACTCTGCTGCTGGAGGCACTGACAAGCCCTGGGCTGAGGGGACTGGAGGCAAGGACTGCTGTGGAGCTCCTGGATGTCTTTGTGCGCCTGGAGACTGATGGCAAAGAATTGGCTGAGGCCATAGCAGCTGGGAATGTAGGAACACCTCTCCCCGGACGAGCGGCTGAACTGCAAGAGGCCTTAGAGCAGGGAGCCCGAGGACTGGCCCTTCGCCTGTGGCCAAAGCTACAGGTGGTGGTGACGCTGGACGCAGGAGGCCAAGCAGAAGCTATGGCTGCCCTTAGGGCCTTGTGGTGCCAAGGGCTAGCCTTCTTCTCTCCTGCTTACACTGCCTCTGGAG GGGTGATAGCCCTAAACCTCTGGCCGGAGCAACCCCAAGGACTCTATCTTCTGCCCCCTGGACACCCGTTTATTGAGCTGCTTCCAGTCAAGAAAGGAATCCAAGAGGACGCAGCCTCCACGCTCCTCCTTACTGATGTCCAAAGGGAAGAAGAGTATGAGCTGGTGCTCACTGACCATACCAGCCTGACCAG GTGCCGCATGGGTGATGTGGTGCAGGTGGTTGGTGCCTACAATCAGTGTCCTATTGTCAGGTTCACCCGCAG gcTGGGACAGACCTTGAGTGTTCGAGGAGAAGCTACTGGTGAGGCTCTattctctgtggccctggcccAAGCCGTGGGACAGTGGCCAGGGGCCAAACTATTGGACCACATCTGTGTGGAGAGCAGCATTCTGG ACTCCTGTGAGGGTTCCGTCGCCCCACATTACGAAGTATTCGTGGAGCTGAGGGGGTTGAGGAATCTGTCGGAAGAAAATCGAGACAAG CTTGACCACTGCCTTCAAGAAACCTCCCCTCACTACAAGTCGTTGCGGTTCCAGGGAAGTGTGGGTCCTGCCAAAGTCCATCTGGTGGGGCCGGGTAGCTTCAGAGAACTCCGGGAAGCGCTAGCAgcctgcccctcctcttccttccctcccgaAATGCCTCGGGTCCTCAGGCTCAGGCACCAGGCCCAGCTCCTGCAGAAGAGGGTAATATCCTAA
- the Hcrt gene encoding hypocretin neuropeptide precursor, with amino-acid sequence MPLLQPQPEKPSHLSPVCPEIRGVHLFCTLARVSPKSVPWAALTLLLLLLLPPALLSLGVDAQPLPDCCRQKTCSCRLYELLHGAGNHAAGILTLGKRRPGPPGLQGRLQRLLQANGNHAAGILTMGRRAGAELEPRPCPGRRCLTATATALAPRDGSGV; translated from the exons ATGCCACTGCTTCAGCCACAGCCAGAGAAGCCCAGCCATCTGTCCCCTGTCTGCCCTGAGATCCGGGGCGTCCACCTATTCTGCACACTGGCTCGAGTTAGTCCCAAGAGT GTTCCCTGGGCCGCCCTgacgctgttgctgctgctgctgctgccgccggcGCTGCTGTCGCTTGGGGTGGACGCACAGCCTCTGCCCGACTGCTGTCGCCAGAAGACGTGCTCCTGCCGTCTCTATGAACTGTTGCACGGCGCTGGCAACCACGCTGCCGGCATCCTGACTCTGGGAAAGCGGCGGCCTGGACCTCCAGGCCTTCAGGGACGCCTGCAGCGCCTCCTGCAGGCCAACGGCAACCACGCAGCAGGCATCCTGACCATGGGCCGGCGCGCAGGCGCAGAGCTAGAGCCACGACCCTGCCCTGGTCGCCGCTGTCTGACCGCAACAGCCACCGCTCTAGCGCCCAGGGACGGGTCCGGAGTCTGA